A single window of Leclercia adecarboxylata DNA harbors:
- a CDS encoding metalloregulator ArsR/SmtB family transcription factor, with amino-acid sequence MTTVTDTDIQDAMKQAALGAAEILRGLSNADRLLLMCQLSQGEASVAQLEEAVGIHQPTLSQQLGVLRRLKLVETRRTGKQIFYRIEDPRIFTLLNTLYDLYCPQAGVDHDD; translated from the coding sequence ATGACTACAGTGACCGATACTGATATTCAGGATGCCATGAAACAGGCGGCGCTGGGTGCCGCGGAGATTTTGCGCGGTTTGTCCAATGCCGACAGGCTGCTGCTGATGTGCCAGTTAAGCCAGGGGGAAGCGAGCGTTGCGCAGCTTGAAGAGGCGGTGGGGATCCACCAGCCTACGTTGTCCCAGCAGCTGGGGGTACTGCGGCGCTTAAAGCTGGTGGAGACCCGGCGCACAGGCAAACAGATTTTTTACCGGATTGAGGATCCGCGGATCTTCACGCTGCTCAACACCTTATATGACCTCTATTGCCCACAGGCAGGAGTCGACCATGACGATTGA
- a CDS encoding autotransporter domain-containing protein, giving the protein MRYKTRRTLLSQCILFSLTAFSGYALAADCSPADAPTSTCGFKSTNYHGPNGTETWAVNDNGSAYTNDANTNSTGNGNDAIYLWDNKQEDTQSLTVDGTDMSGTFIQANYGGTKNITLQNGATTDMIEGGNNKPGDNGSFNIDINNSTLTGENDNLIYGAASHAKTYMGGAAIFVDSGANEGTNTVNIENGSTLGGAIYTVTGGDNTINVAGNSTVNGAIYAFTNSNNTISVDNSTVTANETNATLQGYFEGAYAGNADASTITSALQGQTIAMGIYGQQASTIALTNGTTVNGSVAVVGNGSSTAQISLDSSTLNGNIITADESNTTVNLNNATVNGNITTGAGDDTVVLANNSSVTGNVDAGTGTDELSMDASSSITGQISGFETVNTTSDNNIDIDKLNDNTGWTIQNGSRLVAETTGSNVQVAMTSDSTVDFGNVTGTNNNLTVTQISPSTLNQKNVQIATFSTTGNPADAVEAQFSNGSQQVESRSGAYNYNDSLTIEQAAQLSKRAGLTATPNAYNVLLDSSRGELASDVQGAIAGLDAAKQAGRMITDDLANRLDQVHLQNLYGHTADGAQLWGDFLYHHGDYSDDVDYQDITQGVQGGVDWTTHLTNGDSLTGGVALGWTRSRDQSNSGGANSFNDTVYGNYYSVYAGWQQALHDNLWGMFVDGSFSYGDMRYSMSAKNSKEDTSGMTEALSGSADGNLYTTQLRTGVNVMLPGETVLQPYATLGWDKAEEKGFSDKELTFSDNQVSQWNTSVGMHVTTKLADLNKNVELYPWADARYQTEFSDNTDIKAADYHNTDGHNTSMGIFGAGINTTIGNNFSVNTGVYFGTGDVDNDASVQAGISYQF; this is encoded by the coding sequence ATGCGCTATAAAACTCGCCGTACCTTGTTATCACAATGCATCCTGTTCTCTCTGACTGCTTTTTCCGGCTATGCCTTAGCAGCAGACTGCTCTCCAGCCGATGCGCCAACCAGCACCTGCGGATTCAAGAGTACGAATTATCATGGTCCTAATGGCACCGAGACCTGGGCTGTTAATGATAATGGCTCCGCTTACACCAATGATGCCAATACCAACAGCACCGGCAACGGCAATGACGCTATCTATCTGTGGGATAACAAACAGGAAGATACTCAGTCACTGACCGTAGACGGCACCGACATGAGCGGGACGTTTATTCAGGCTAATTATGGTGGTACCAAAAATATTACCCTGCAGAACGGCGCGACCACCGACATGATTGAGGGTGGCAACAACAAGCCGGGTGATAACGGCAGCTTTAACATTGATATCAATAATTCCACGCTGACCGGAGAGAATGACAACCTCATCTACGGTGCGGCATCGCATGCGAAAACCTATATGGGTGGGGCGGCTATTTTTGTTGACTCCGGTGCCAATGAGGGTACCAACACCGTTAATATCGAAAATGGCAGTACCCTTGGCGGTGCTATTTATACCGTGACCGGCGGGGATAACACCATTAATGTTGCCGGGAACAGCACCGTTAACGGCGCTATTTATGCTTTCACTAACAGCAACAACACCATTAGCGTTGATAACAGTACCGTGACGGCAAATGAAACTAACGCGACGTTGCAGGGCTATTTCGAAGGGGCCTATGCAGGCAACGCGGATGCATCAACTATTACCTCGGCGCTTCAGGGGCAAACAATTGCGATGGGTATCTATGGTCAGCAGGCATCCACTATTGCGCTGACCAACGGCACCACGGTAAATGGCTCTGTTGCGGTTGTCGGGAATGGCTCCTCTACGGCGCAGATCTCCCTCGACAGCAGCACCCTGAACGGCAACATTATTACCGCCGATGAAAGTAACACCACGGTGAATCTGAATAACGCTACCGTCAACGGCAATATTACGACCGGAGCGGGAGATGACACGGTCGTGCTGGCCAATAACTCCTCTGTCACCGGTAACGTGGATGCGGGTACCGGCACCGATGAGCTGTCGATGGATGCCAGCAGCTCCATCACCGGCCAGATCAGCGGATTTGAAACGGTAAACACCACCTCGGATAACAATATCGACATCGATAAGTTAAACGACAATACCGGCTGGACTATCCAGAATGGCTCCCGTTTAGTGGCCGAAACCACCGGCAGCAATGTCCAGGTGGCAATGACCTCCGACAGCACCGTTGATTTTGGTAACGTCACCGGGACCAACAACAACCTGACGGTAACCCAGATTTCCCCGTCTACCCTGAACCAGAAAAACGTTCAGATCGCGACATTCTCTACCACCGGTAACCCGGCCGATGCCGTTGAAGCCCAGTTCAGCAACGGTTCACAGCAGGTTGAAAGCCGCAGCGGCGCTTACAACTACAATGATTCCCTGACCATTGAGCAGGCGGCACAGCTGAGTAAACGTGCCGGGCTGACTGCCACACCGAATGCTTACAACGTACTGCTCGACAGCTCGCGCGGTGAACTGGCCAGCGATGTCCAGGGGGCGATTGCCGGTCTGGATGCCGCCAAACAGGCAGGCCGCATGATAACGGACGATCTGGCAAACCGCCTGGATCAGGTTCACCTGCAAAATCTGTATGGCCACACGGCGGATGGGGCGCAACTCTGGGGCGACTTCCTCTACCATCATGGGGATTACAGCGATGACGTTGATTACCAGGACATCACCCAGGGTGTGCAGGGCGGCGTTGACTGGACGACCCACCTGACAAACGGCGACAGCCTGACCGGCGGTGTGGCGCTGGGCTGGACCCGCAGCCGCGACCAGAGCAACAGCGGCGGCGCTAACAGCTTCAACGATACTGTCTATGGCAACTACTACAGCGTTTATGCCGGCTGGCAGCAGGCGCTGCACGACAACCTGTGGGGTATGTTCGTTGACGGCAGCTTCAGCTACGGCGATATGCGTTACTCAATGTCGGCGAAAAACAGCAAAGAGGACACCAGCGGCATGACCGAAGCATTAAGCGGCTCCGCGGATGGTAACCTGTATACCACCCAGCTGCGTACCGGTGTCAACGTGATGCTGCCGGGTGAGACCGTCCTCCAGCCATATGCGACTTTAGGCTGGGATAAAGCAGAGGAGAAAGGCTTCTCTGACAAAGAGCTGACCTTCAGCGATAACCAGGTTTCGCAGTGGAATACCAGCGTCGGTATGCACGTGACCACTAAGCTCGCGGATCTCAACAAGAACGTCGAGCTCTACCCATGGGCCGATGCCCGTTACCAGACCGAGTTTAGCGATAATACCGACATCAAAGCGGCGGATTATCACAACACCGACGGTCATAACACCTCAATGGGTATCTTCGGGGCGGGTATTAATACCACCATCGGTAACAACTTCTCCGTTAACACCGGAGTGTACTTCGGTACGGGTGATGTGGATAACGATGCCAGCGTACAGGCCGGTATCAGCTATCAGTTCTAA
- a CDS encoding helix-turn-helix transcriptional regulator — translation MDLNFKKPDEIVKLLCERLRQERIRRQFTQAELAQRAGVGVNTVSNLEAGRNVGFEVVVRVAMVLGLTPELENLFQPQLESLDDLQRFEASASRQRIRKRSHDA, via the coding sequence ATGGATTTAAACTTCAAAAAGCCTGATGAGATCGTTAAGTTGCTGTGCGAGCGATTACGCCAGGAGCGCATTCGCCGCCAGTTTACCCAGGCCGAACTGGCGCAACGGGCTGGCGTGGGGGTGAATACGGTTTCAAATCTGGAGGCGGGGCGCAACGTCGGCTTTGAAGTTGTGGTTCGTGTGGCGATGGTGCTGGGTCTTACCCCTGAGCTGGAGAACCTGTTTCAGCCGCAGCTCGAGAGCCTGGACGATCTTCAGCGCTTCGAAGCCAGCGCGTCCCGCCAGCGCATAAGGAAAAGGAGTCATGATGCCTGA
- a CDS encoding NUDIX domain-containing protein produces the protein MQSNRAEVRILDSQTLSDDWYTLKKYTFDVRRRNGEWQRQNREAYDRGNGATILLYNREKRTVILTRQFRFPVYINGHDGYLIEAAAGLLDNMAPEKRIKAEAEEETGYQIDHVEKVFEAFMSPGSVTEKLYFYIAEYRPGDRTSEGGGIEAEGEDIEVLEWPIEQALQAIDNGLIVDGKTIMLLYHVALKGIF, from the coding sequence GTGCAATCAAATCGTGCAGAAGTACGCATTCTCGATAGCCAGACGTTGTCAGATGACTGGTACACACTCAAAAAATACACCTTCGATGTGCGCCGCCGTAACGGGGAGTGGCAGCGCCAGAACCGTGAAGCCTATGATCGGGGAAACGGCGCCACGATCCTGCTCTACAACCGTGAGAAACGAACGGTGATCCTCACCCGTCAGTTTCGTTTTCCGGTGTACATCAACGGTCACGACGGCTATCTGATTGAAGCCGCTGCCGGGCTGCTCGATAACATGGCGCCGGAAAAGCGCATCAAGGCCGAAGCGGAAGAAGAGACCGGGTATCAAATTGACCATGTGGAGAAAGTCTTTGAGGCCTTTATGAGCCCCGGTTCGGTCACCGAGAAACTCTACTTTTACATCGCGGAGTATCGCCCTGGCGATCGCACCAGCGAGGGTGGCGGCATTGAGGCCGAAGGTGAAGATATCGAAGTGCTGGAGTGGCCCATAGAACAGGCGTTGCAGGCCATTGATAACGGCCTGATTGTCGATGGCAAAACCATTATGCTGCTGTATCACGTTGCCCTGAAGGGGATCTTCTAG
- the tam gene encoding trans-aconitate 2-methyltransferase, with amino-acid sequence MTDWNPALYLQYGAERTRPALELLSRIALDEVTDVVDLGCGPGNSTALLQQRWPSARITGVDTSPAMLVEARAALPDCRFVEADIRHYRPEQALSVIYANASLQWVENHYDLLPHLVSLLKLNGVLAIQMPDNDLEPTHMLMREVAFEQDYPDRGRAALAGVHAYYDILTEAGCKVDIWRTTYFHQMSSHQAIIDWVSATGLRPWLQDLNESEQQRYLHRYHQLLEEQYPLQENGQILLAFPRLFIIARREP; translated from the coding sequence ATGACCGACTGGAACCCCGCCCTGTATCTGCAATACGGCGCTGAACGCACCCGACCCGCCTTAGAACTCCTTTCCCGCATTGCGCTTGACGAGGTTACCGATGTCGTCGATCTGGGCTGCGGGCCGGGCAACAGCACGGCGCTGCTTCAGCAGCGCTGGCCCTCGGCGCGCATCACCGGAGTCGATACCTCGCCCGCGATGCTGGTGGAGGCCAGAGCCGCGCTGCCCGACTGCCGGTTTGTAGAGGCCGATATTCGCCACTATCGCCCGGAACAGGCTCTGAGCGTGATCTACGCCAACGCTTCGTTGCAGTGGGTTGAGAACCATTACGACCTGCTGCCGCATCTGGTCTCGCTGCTGAAGCTGAACGGCGTGCTGGCGATCCAGATGCCGGATAACGATCTGGAGCCGACGCACATGCTGATGCGGGAGGTGGCCTTTGAACAGGATTATCCGGATCGCGGCCGCGCGGCCCTGGCGGGCGTCCATGCGTATTACGATATTCTGACCGAGGCGGGATGCAAGGTGGACATCTGGCGCACCACCTATTTTCACCAGATGAGTTCGCACCAGGCGATTATTGACTGGGTGAGCGCTACCGGTCTGCGGCCCTGGCTGCAGGATCTGAACGAGAGCGAGCAACAGCGCTATCTGCATCGCTATCATCAGCTGCTGGAAGAGCAGTATCCGCTGCAGGAAAACGGGCAGATACTGCTGGCCTTCCCGCGCCTGTTTATCATTGCCAGACGCGAACCCTGA
- a CDS encoding DeoR/GlpR family DNA-binding transcription regulator, with product MLTRQRKQLILEKLSSEGQVLSKTLSLEFDVSEDTIRRDLRELAAEGRLQRVHGGALPASKAVSSFAERSHLGIEAKKRVAKKGVELISPGQVVIIDGGTTTAELVRCLPADLPFTAVTHSPGIALALVAYPRVEVILIGGRLFRHSVVTVGAAAIEGVAHIHADLFFMGVTGIHPEAGLTTGDYEEACIKRAFSGRAAETVVLASPEKINTASSFTIGELSLINTLVVEPDTDSRWVDAVSQQGISVVKA from the coding sequence ATGCTCACTCGTCAACGCAAACAGCTGATCCTCGAAAAACTGAGTTCCGAGGGGCAAGTGTTATCCAAAACCCTCAGCCTGGAATTTGACGTGTCGGAAGACACCATTCGTCGGGATTTGCGCGAGCTGGCCGCCGAGGGGCGTTTACAGCGGGTACACGGCGGCGCGTTGCCGGCATCAAAGGCGGTCTCCAGCTTTGCCGAGCGGAGCCATCTGGGCATCGAGGCGAAAAAGCGGGTGGCGAAGAAGGGCGTCGAACTGATCTCGCCCGGCCAGGTGGTGATTATCGACGGCGGAACCACTACCGCCGAGCTGGTGCGCTGCCTGCCTGCGGATCTGCCTTTCACGGCGGTGACCCACAGCCCGGGCATTGCCCTGGCGCTGGTGGCCTATCCCCGGGTGGAGGTGATCCTGATCGGCGGACGCCTGTTCCGCCACTCGGTTGTCACGGTCGGCGCCGCGGCAATTGAAGGCGTTGCGCATATCCATGCGGATCTGTTTTTCATGGGAGTGACCGGGATCCACCCTGAGGCCGGGTTAACCACGGGAGATTATGAAGAAGCGTGCATCAAACGGGCATTTTCCGGCAGAGCTGCAGAAACGGTGGTGCTGGCCTCGCCGGAAAAAATTAATACCGCATCCTCCTTCACGATCGGCGAGCTTTCGCTGATCAACACCCTGGTGGTTGAACCGGATACCGACAGCCGCTGGGTGGATGCGGTGAGTCAGCAGGGGATTTCGGTTGTGAAAGCATGA
- a CDS encoding type II toxin-antitoxin system HipA family toxin: MPDRVEVYYEGWGERWLWGTLATTIALTGRPLIFFEYSPQALEKGFELSAFSLPLKGDKLRQNFPAHQLGLPGPVYDSLPDGWGMLLMDRLFRQRGLSTARVGPLERLTYIGSNAMGAMSFVPVQADLAAPQNDIPLTQLAEEVREVLEGEGGAFLHRLLQMGGSPQGARPKALLYRDTVTGRFTTIPVMGYEPWLIKFPARDEPAEVCAIEMVYAQCLRECGIDTPQTEYFDLPGGYAAFASKRFDRQAGMRVPMQSLAAFTGADYRAPGSLDYATFMRATQFCTNDVREKARAFARVVFNVIFNNRDDHPKNFAYLMSAEGTWSLAPAFDVTWNEGPGGYHQMDIMGEALNINKQHLLWLGTQEADLSETQVNRLIASIADVASGFSVYAEALLPGKITPATRRAMQKQIDANIKQLR; the protein is encoded by the coding sequence ATGCCTGATCGCGTAGAGGTTTATTACGAGGGCTGGGGTGAACGCTGGTTGTGGGGAACGCTGGCGACCACCATCGCACTGACCGGGCGGCCGCTGATCTTCTTCGAATACAGCCCGCAGGCGCTGGAAAAAGGTTTTGAATTATCTGCGTTTAGTCTTCCTCTTAAGGGTGACAAGCTGCGACAAAATTTTCCCGCTCACCAGTTAGGTTTGCCTGGCCCGGTCTATGACTCCCTGCCTGACGGCTGGGGTATGCTGCTGATGGATCGCTTGTTCAGGCAGCGTGGCCTGAGTACGGCCCGTGTCGGCCCCCTTGAAAGACTGACCTACATTGGCAGTAATGCGATGGGGGCGATGTCTTTTGTGCCTGTTCAGGCCGATCTTGCCGCGCCACAGAACGATATCCCCCTGACGCAGCTTGCAGAAGAGGTAAGGGAGGTGCTGGAAGGCGAAGGCGGGGCATTTTTACACCGGCTGCTGCAGATGGGGGGCTCTCCGCAGGGGGCAAGGCCTAAAGCCTTGCTCTATCGTGACACTGTCACCGGGAGATTCACCACGATCCCCGTAATGGGCTATGAACCCTGGCTGATCAAGTTTCCTGCCAGGGATGAGCCTGCCGAAGTGTGCGCCATTGAGATGGTTTATGCCCAGTGCCTGCGGGAGTGCGGCATTGATACCCCGCAAACAGAATATTTTGATCTGCCGGGCGGCTATGCGGCGTTTGCCAGCAAGCGCTTCGATCGGCAAGCCGGGATGCGTGTACCGATGCAAAGCCTGGCGGCATTTACCGGAGCGGATTATCGGGCGCCGGGCTCGCTGGATTACGCCACCTTTATGCGCGCCACGCAGTTCTGTACCAACGATGTGCGAGAAAAAGCGCGCGCCTTTGCCCGGGTTGTCTTTAACGTCATATTCAATAACCGCGACGATCACCCAAAAAATTTCGCGTATTTAATGTCTGCCGAAGGGACGTGGTCGCTGGCGCCTGCGTTTGATGTCACCTGGAACGAAGGCCCAGGCGGATACCACCAGATGGATATTATGGGCGAGGCGTTAAATATTAATAAACAGCATCTGCTGTGGTTGGGCACCCAGGAGGCGGATCTCAGTGAAACGCAGGTTAACCGGCTGATTGCGAGCATTGCCGATGTCGCCAGTGGATTTTCCGTTTATGCCGAAGCGCTGCTTCCGGGCAAAATTACCCCGGCTACCCGGCGTGCCATGCAAAAGCAAATTGATGCCAACATCAAGCAGCTCCGTTAA